The proteins below are encoded in one region of Ferroplasma acidiphilum:
- a CDS encoding OBG GTPase family GTP-binding protein codes for MTIQERIKEIEDEIKKTQKNKATEKHIGLLKARMSKLELEEESHKKSGGYGFSVSKSGDATMALVGYPNVGKSSLLNALTNKKSTVGNFEFTTLTVIPGTLNYNGAQIQILDLPGIIDNAALGAGRGREIISTIRNVDLIVLVTDIQLKGLDRIIAELYKAGIVLNRKKKNIAFKRTNYGGLRIHKPRNVDIDNGDIRDIAKEFKIVNGDIYIRENIDMDDLIDFFKGNIVYIKSFMVVNKIDMPHDEEQLKRKLKDFGNYIEVSAETGHNLESMKNMIYKTLDMVRVYMRNKSGEVDYERPLILSEGATIRDVSRKISREMISTFRYAIITGPTRKIEARVGLDYKVNDEDVVTLISKY; via the coding sequence ATGACAATACAGGAAAGGATAAAGGAAATAGAAGACGAAATTAAGAAAACCCAGAAGAATAAAGCTACAGAAAAACATATAGGGTTGCTCAAAGCAAGAATGTCAAAACTTGAACTGGAAGAAGAATCACATAAAAAATCAGGTGGATATGGTTTCTCCGTTTCTAAAAGCGGGGATGCCACGATGGCACTGGTTGGATATCCAAATGTAGGAAAAAGTTCTCTTCTGAATGCCCTTACAAATAAGAAAAGCACTGTAGGGAATTTTGAATTCACAACACTCACAGTTATTCCAGGAACACTAAATTATAATGGTGCCCAGATACAGATACTTGACCTTCCAGGAATCATAGACAATGCTGCACTGGGTGCAGGCAGGGGAAGGGAAATCATCAGCACCATCAGGAATGTGGATCTTATAGTGCTTGTAACTGATATCCAGTTAAAAGGACTTGACAGGATAATTGCTGAACTTTACAAAGCAGGGATTGTACTGAACAGGAAAAAGAAAAACATAGCATTTAAGCGTACCAATTATGGCGGATTAAGGATACATAAGCCCAGAAATGTGGATATTGACAACGGAGATATAAGGGACATAGCAAAAGAGTTCAAGATAGTCAATGGCGATATATACATAAGGGAAAACATTGATATGGACGATCTAATAGATTTTTTTAAGGGAAACATAGTTTACATAAAATCTTTCATGGTTGTTAATAAAATAGATATGCCACACGATGAGGAACAATTGAAGCGAAAGCTGAAAGACTTTGGCAATTATATTGAAGTATCCGCAGAGACCGGGCATAATCTGGAAAGCATGAAGAATATGATTTATAAAACACTTGACATGGTCAGGGTTTATATGAGAAATAAATCCGGGGAAGTGGACTATGAACGGCCTCTGATATTAAGCGAGGGTGCCACCATACGGGATGTAAGCAGAAAGATAAGCAGGGAAATGATTTCTACCTTCCGTTATGCAATAATAACCGGGCCTACCAGAAAGATAGAAGCAAGGGTTGGCCTTGACTATAAAGTAAATGATGAAGATGTTGTAACCTTAATAAGCAAATATTAA
- a CDS encoding metallophosphoesterase family protein produces the protein MARFLHLSDTHLGYRQYMMDLREEDFYESFNEAIDFGLEENVDFFVHTGDLFDTWSPSNRAMNEFKKAMIKLYKKNKTMYLIMGDHDRPKRTDEVASRIFDFLGVKLLGTEELQSIVINYGGEDILLSGISNMKGLRKNNLVEQYRKADVEAKSYKNSIMMSHQGVSPYLIPEACEVDSKDLPVNYKYLAFGHVHDSYLITDKYPVFSYAGSTDLNSTNEIKNFLRNGKSVNLVDIENGKIDAQRVKLKSTRYLNAVNTNYASYMDDMQKILKTPGINGKEPLISLTIHGDADRDDVKANLLLLKNVIIRGPVFEKEVKSIEEKPNMSKLQDYFKAYFKDDQMASLAENIFNSIKNEDNETSYRLIREIMQVE, from the coding sequence ATGGCACGATTTCTCCATTTATCAGATACACATCTGGGATACCGCCAGTATATGATGGATTTGCGGGAAGAAGATTTCTATGAATCATTCAATGAGGCAATAGATTTCGGCCTTGAGGAAAATGTAGATTTTTTTGTCCATACCGGAGATTTATTCGATACATGGTCACCTTCAAACAGGGCAATGAATGAATTTAAGAAAGCAATGATAAAGCTTTATAAAAAAAATAAAACAATGTACCTGATAATGGGGGACCATGACCGGCCCAAAAGAACGGATGAGGTAGCTTCCAGAATATTTGATTTTCTGGGAGTAAAGCTCCTTGGAACCGAGGAGTTGCAGAGCATCGTAATAAATTATGGTGGTGAAGACATATTGCTTTCCGGTATATCAAACATGAAAGGGCTAAGGAAAAACAATCTTGTGGAGCAATATAGAAAGGCCGATGTTGAAGCAAAATCGTATAAAAATTCCATAATGATGTCGCACCAGGGCGTTTCACCATATCTTATACCGGAAGCCTGTGAGGTAGATTCTAAAGACCTTCCTGTTAATTATAAATACCTTGCATTTGGCCATGTACATGATTCTTATTTAATAACAGATAAATATCCGGTATTTTCATATGCAGGGTCTACTGACCTGAACAGCACAAATGAAATTAAAAATTTTTTAAGGAACGGGAAATCAGTAAACCTTGTAGACATAGAAAATGGAAAAATAGATGCACAGAGGGTAAAACTGAAATCTACAAGATACCTGAATGCTGTAAACACCAATTATGCCAGCTATATGGACGATATGCAAAAAATACTGAAAACTCCGGGAATAAACGGCAAAGAGCCGCTTATATCATTAACTATCCACGGGGACGCAGACCGGGATGATGTAAAAGCAAACCTGCTGCTACTTAAAAACGTCATAATAAGAGGGCCTGTGTTTGAAAAAGAGGTTAAAAGCATTGAGGAAAAACCCAATATGTCAAAACTGCAGGATTACTTCAAAGCCTATTTCAAAGATGACCAGATGGCATCACTGGCTGAAAATATATTTAACTCAATAAAGAATGAGGACAATGAAACATCCTACAGGTTAATAAGGGAGATAATGCAGGTGGAATAA
- a CDS encoding HemK2/MTQ2 family protein methyltransferase, translating to MINIDYSDDVYKPSDDTYLILDNAECGKSVLEMGSGSGLIAITLARQGHSVTAADISPEAINLIKHNAFINNVDMEIVRSDLFENIHGKYDTIIFNPPYLPVEGESPQWAGGKDGFAVTGKFLATAHEYLNPGGNIFLILSDLTDIESFIEKNRKYEFIKLKSMSFDFEAILLYELKVRK from the coding sequence ATGATTAATATAGATTATTCCGATGATGTCTATAAACCCTCAGATGATACTTACCTTATCCTGGATAATGCCGAATGCGGGAAAAGTGTTCTGGAAATGGGTTCCGGTTCCGGCTTAATAGCCATCACACTGGCCAGACAAGGCCATAGTGTTACAGCTGCAGATATTTCACCGGAGGCAATAAATCTCATAAAGCATAACGCATTTATCAATAATGTGGACATGGAAATTGTTAGATCAGACCTCTTTGAAAATATACATGGAAAATACGATACAATAATATTTAATCCGCCATACCTGCCTGTTGAAGGCGAGAGCCCCCAGTGGGCGGGTGGAAAGGATGGCTTTGCCGTAACCGGCAAATTTCTCGCAACAGCCCATGAATATCTGAATCCAGGAGGCAATATTTTTCTGATTCTGTCCGATTTAACAGATATAGAATCATTTATTGAGAAAAACCGGAAGTATGAATTCATAAAACTTAAATCTATGAGTTTTGATTTTGAGGCCATATTGCTTTATGAGTTAAAAGTGAGAAAATGA
- the ilvA gene encoding threonine ammonia-lyase: MLSYDRIVRAGNEIKGKIHRTPLFHSTTFSNMFSCDVYFKMENFQKTGSFKSRGAMEKFSTLTAEQKKNGVITASAGNHAQGVAFAASYYGVDAKIVMPETTPPAKVNAVQSYGGTVILKGNSYDEAHEYAVQVSVDEKREFIEAYNDEDVIAGQGTIGLEILEDVKPDIVIVPIGGGGLISGISFAIKSKNKDIKIIGVESEKANAMELSIKEGKIVPYTSNDTIADGIAVKYPGNITFELVKKYVDGVVTVSDENIAYALFKLLEREKVLVEPSGAAGLAALFENKIDVKGKKVVIVLSGGNVNFLLLSNIIYRALEMENKLLRLEFNLPDHPGIMEKIVNAISSSGANIYHAEVDNLNKDTPIGYQYLLFTINILDKSRIDELLGSLDKLGYKYRIIG, from the coding sequence CAGCAATATGTTTTCATGTGACGTTTACTTTAAAATGGAGAATTTTCAGAAGACGGGGTCTTTCAAATCCAGAGGAGCTATGGAAAAATTTTCAACGTTGACCGCTGAACAGAAAAAAAATGGAGTAATAACCGCCAGTGCAGGAAATCACGCACAGGGAGTGGCTTTTGCGGCTTCCTATTATGGCGTTGATGCAAAAATTGTCATGCCTGAAACAACACCGCCTGCCAAGGTAAACGCTGTCCAATCCTATGGCGGCACAGTTATACTAAAGGGCAATAGCTACGACGAAGCACATGAATATGCGGTACAGGTTTCAGTGGACGAGAAAAGGGAATTTATTGAAGCTTATAACGATGAGGATGTTATCGCCGGCCAGGGAACAATAGGCCTTGAAATTTTAGAAGATGTGAAACCGGACATTGTAATAGTGCCAATAGGTGGTGGAGGGCTTATTTCAGGGATATCATTTGCAATTAAATCAAAAAACAAGGATATAAAAATAATAGGGGTAGAGTCCGAAAAGGCAAATGCCATGGAATTATCTATAAAGGAAGGCAAAATAGTTCCATACACCAGCAACGATACAATTGCTGATGGAATCGCCGTAAAATATCCGGGAAATATAACATTTGAACTGGTAAAGAAATATGTGGATGGAGTTGTTACAGTATCGGATGAGAATATTGCATATGCACTATTCAAGCTGCTTGAAAGGGAAAAAGTGCTTGTGGAGCCTTCCGGCGCAGCTGGCCTTGCAGCATTATTTGAAAATAAAATTGATGTTAAGGGCAAGAAAGTTGTTATTGTACTTTCAGGAGGGAACGTAAACTTCCTACTGCTGTCAAACATAATATACAGGGCGCTTGAAATGGAAAACAAGTTGCTTCGCCTTGAATTCAATCTGCCTGACCACCCGGGTATAATGGAAAAAATAGTAAATGCCATATCATCTTCCGGAGCCAATATATACCATGCTGAGGTGGATAATTTAAACAAGGATACGCCTATAGGATACCAGTATCTCCTATTCACAATAAACATCCTTGACAAATCGAGAATAGATGAATTGCTCGGGAGCCTCGATAAACTTGGCTATAAATACCGGATAATAGGATAG
- a CDS encoding cytochrome ubiquinol oxidase subunit I codes for MGISYPVWDSAMFAYTISAHIIIVAITLAMALMITITEYIALKHKNKYYEALTHKLSIALVINFAIGTASGVFMAVELMLFWPVFMKLVGAVAMLSFYAEVFAFLVESVTLMVYVYFWDNFKNRWNHWLVSWGILIGTGASAWLITNVNAWMNTPTGSFNIAKYMSSGETIITGVNPLKVFYEPSTGAELFHMFMAMYFAGSMALLAYFAYKYLKSKNENEKIIDKLAMKILSAIGIVDIILIGISGSIELSTLLTVEPLKYAMLELNLHPVMAGAPEHLFGFISNGKAVDFIPLAGIQSLLAYPLTKGNAGYIPGLSSYPTYTWAPSVIHSTLDLMVGFGLLMGLFWFIVLVLRIMKKDIFKMKSILYGFIALGFLGIFTMEDGWYTAEVGRVPYIILMPYNSAGQPIVAGHYGVMTIAQAASTSTIVWYLGIVIILFYLIIIPFTFYFNAKVLNLSNVEEELRKAERDLNLPETGKDVNSLNAGAR; via the coding sequence ATGGGAATTTCATATCCAGTTTGGGATAGTGCAATGTTCGCGTATACAATTTCTGCGCATATCATTATAGTTGCCATCACACTGGCAATGGCGCTGATGATAACCATTACCGAATATATAGCACTTAAACATAAAAATAAGTATTATGAGGCTCTGACCCATAAATTGAGTATAGCATTGGTAATAAATTTCGCTATTGGAACCGCTTCTGGAGTGTTTATGGCTGTGGAACTTATGCTATTCTGGCCAGTCTTCATGAAGCTGGTTGGTGCTGTAGCAATGCTGAGTTTCTATGCAGAGGTTTTTGCATTTCTTGTTGAGTCCGTTACCCTTATGGTATATGTTTACTTCTGGGATAATTTCAAAAACAGGTGGAACCACTGGCTGGTAAGCTGGGGAATTTTGATTGGAACAGGAGCATCTGCATGGCTTATCACCAATGTAAATGCATGGATGAATACCCCAACCGGGTCGTTTAACATTGCAAAATACATGAGCAGCGGAGAAACTATTATAACAGGAGTTAACCCCTTAAAAGTTTTTTATGAGCCGTCAACAGGGGCAGAACTATTCCACATGTTTATGGCAATGTATTTTGCGGGTTCTATGGCGCTTCTTGCATACTTCGCATATAAGTACCTGAAATCAAAGAATGAAAATGAAAAAATAATAGACAAATTAGCCATGAAGATACTTTCAGCAATAGGAATTGTTGATATAATACTCATAGGAATAAGCGGTTCAATAGAATTATCTACTCTACTCACAGTGGAGCCATTAAAATATGCAATGCTGGAGTTGAATTTACACCCTGTTATGGCAGGCGCTCCAGAACATTTATTCGGTTTTATATCAAATGGAAAAGCTGTTGACTTCATTCCACTTGCAGGCATACAATCGCTTTTAGCATATCCATTGACCAAGGGAAATGCCGGATACATACCGGGATTATCATCTTACCCAACATACACATGGGCACCATCGGTTATACATAGCACCCTGGACCTTATGGTTGGATTCGGCTTATTGATGGGATTATTCTGGTTTATAGTCCTTGTGCTAAGAATAATGAAGAAGGATATATTCAAAATGAAATCCATACTCTATGGATTTATTGCCTTAGGATTTCTTGGTATTTTCACCATGGAAGATGGGTGGTATACAGCAGAAGTTGGAAGGGTGCCGTATATTATACTGATGCCGTATAATTCTGCAGGACAACCGATAGTAGCAGGCCACTATGGGGTAATGACAATAGCCCAGGCAGCTTCAACTTCCACTATAGTATGGTATTTAGGGATAGTTATAATATTATTCTACCTGATAATAATACCATTCACATTCTACTTCAACGCAAAGGTACTGAACCTTTCAAATGTGGAGGAAGAGTTGAGGAAGGCAGAGAGGGATTTAAATCTCCCTGAAACTGGAAAGGACGTAAATAGCCTAAATGCGGGGGCGAGATAA
- a CDS encoding acylphosphatase, giving the protein MSTVKFVFHGTVQGIGFRAHVKKKAMELGIKGWVKNNQDGSVSAVFSGDEEMISIMDGYCRKIPLAELSSVESMPADDANFDSFEIIRD; this is encoded by the coding sequence ATGTCAACAGTTAAATTTGTATTTCATGGCACTGTACAGGGAATTGGCTTCAGGGCACATGTGAAGAAAAAGGCAATGGAGCTGGGTATAAAAGGCTGGGTTAAAAATAATCAGGATGGCTCTGTTTCTGCTGTGTTTTCAGGGGATGAGGAAATGATATCAATTATGGATGGCTATTGCAGAAAAATCCCCTTAGCAGAATTATCATCTGTTGAATCCATGCCAGCCGATGATGCTAATTTTGATTCTTTTGAAATAATAAGGGATTAA
- a CDS encoding helix-turn-helix domain-containing protein codes for MKTGNKTIWAKSSCCSACSIIGSLDSIILGSKAINSSAISYRLLFQNYGKLLELKHMLEMNGIVYSIGNINFKENFGITHREAEIIVRLYDEGYFDPERKLSLTEIAEQLDISTAALSEILRKTLRKIVGEYIENKL; via the coding sequence TTGAAAACGGGGAATAAAACAATATGGGCAAAATCATCATGTTGCAGTGCATGCTCCATAATAGGCTCACTGGATTCCATAATACTTGGAAGCAAAGCTATCAATTCATCCGCGATTAGTTACCGGCTACTATTCCAGAACTATGGCAAATTACTGGAATTAAAGCATATGCTGGAAATGAATGGCATTGTTTATTCTATTGGCAATATAAATTTTAAAGAAAATTTCGGCATAACACACAGGGAAGCAGAGATCATAGTCAGGCTATACGACGAAGGATACTTTGACCCGGAACGGAAGCTGAGCCTGACTGAAATAGCGGAACAGTTAGACATTTCAACCGCAGCACTGTCGGAAATATTAAGAAAGACACTCCGTAAAATTGTAGGGGAATACATTGAAAATAAGCTATGA
- a CDS encoding helicase HerA domain-containing protein, translating into MQESELKIGYTIGENTSGRFQFVISDDSDIKKWEYVYLKIKNEIVIGRIEEIKSKSELMNDGMDYQSIDKYAKTGMNDFVNICISTILGKLKDGYLAQSREIVKPGMPVYPASDEILQKVFSFNMEESLNIGSLPDNNVNVSLNVNGLRRHLAILAQTGAGKSHTASVIMEELLKKGASIIVLDPHADYVFMKKGVDGKFYSEGISVFRTPLSTGRYTNNDVGIINNFTIRFSDLTPDDVKGIMDIKEGYTNLISIVDDIYKKMKGKKDLNDFLETAESLPAEDYKKIRGRLTFLKKIKDIFQDYTTGINDYLGPGKMSVMDLSGMDQFLANYFSYRVLSSIYDVKLSSEFKYPVFVFIEEAHNFVPPRSNSNIAKMIKKIAGEGRKFGIFLVVITQRPGKIDADVLSQCNSQIILRVTNPSDQNAILESSENITGYLMEDLPSLDTGEAIIVGEIVKMPAIVKIRNRETMAGGSDIDVITLLREAREEVRKKNDPSEIRKKTKDLLGEF; encoded by the coding sequence GTGCAAGAATCAGAGCTTAAGATAGGTTACACAATCGGTGAAAATACTTCAGGAAGGTTCCAATTTGTCATATCGGATGATAGCGATATAAAAAAATGGGAATATGTTTACCTGAAAATTAAAAATGAGATAGTAATAGGAAGGATTGAGGAAATAAAATCTAAAAGTGAATTAATGAATGATGGCATGGACTACCAGAGCATTGATAAATATGCAAAAACCGGGATGAATGACTTTGTCAATATATGCATATCCACAATACTTGGAAAACTAAAGGATGGTTATCTCGCCCAATCAAGGGAAATAGTAAAGCCTGGTATGCCTGTATACCCGGCAAGTGATGAAATACTTCAGAAAGTATTCTCCTTTAACATGGAAGAATCATTGAATATAGGATCGTTGCCGGACAACAATGTGAATGTTTCACTTAACGTGAATGGATTGCGCAGGCATCTTGCTATATTGGCACAGACTGGAGCCGGGAAAAGCCATACGGCATCTGTAATAATGGAAGAGTTACTTAAAAAAGGCGCATCTATAATAGTGCTTGACCCACATGCAGATTATGTATTCATGAAAAAAGGTGTAGATGGGAAATTTTACTCTGAGGGCATCAGTGTATTCAGGACGCCACTGAGCACAGGGCGGTATACAAACAACGATGTGGGCATAATAAATAATTTCACGATAAGATTCAGCGACCTTACCCCGGACGACGTAAAGGGAATAATGGATATAAAGGAGGGCTATACAAACCTTATTTCCATAGTTGATGACATATACAAGAAAATGAAGGGAAAGAAGGACCTGAACGATTTCCTTGAAACTGCTGAATCACTCCCGGCGGAAGACTATAAGAAAATCCGCGGAAGGCTAACATTCCTGAAAAAAATTAAGGACATATTCCAGGATTATACAACCGGGATAAATGATTACCTTGGCCCTGGAAAGATGTCTGTAATGGATTTATCCGGCATGGACCAGTTCCTGGCAAATTACTTCTCTTACCGGGTGCTCTCTTCCATTTACGATGTTAAATTATCATCTGAATTCAAATATCCTGTATTCGTTTTCATTGAAGAGGCACATAATTTTGTTCCGCCCAGAAGCAATAGCAACATAGCAAAAATGATAAAGAAGATTGCAGGTGAGGGCAGAAAATTCGGAATATTTCTTGTGGTCATTACCCAGCGCCCGGGAAAAATAGATGCAGATGTGCTGAGCCAGTGCAATTCCCAGATAATACTACGTGTTACCAACCCCTCGGACCAGAATGCCATACTGGAAAGCAGTGAGAACATCACAGGCTATCTGATGGAAGACCTTCCATCCCTTGACACTGGAGAAGCCATAATAGTTGGGGAAATTGTCAAAATGCCAGCTATTGTCAAAATCAGAAACAGGGAAACCATGGCAGGTGGGTCAGATATTGACGTAATAACACTGCTCAGGGAAGCCAGGGAAGAGGTAAGGAAGAAGAATGACCCTTCAGAAATACGGAAAAAGACAAAGGACCTCCTGGGTGAATTTTAA
- a CDS encoding AAA family ATPase, whose translation MIIESIKIINFLSHENTEITFEQGINIITGKNGAGKTSILDAIKFALFAESRNNEKNNELIKKGKNYFEITLNFNVNGEHYEVYRHFGLKKAKNAERLASVKKNGVIVAETYEGVNVEITKILNVSREVFKNSVFVEQGQMDSLISGTPKERKTIFSDIIGLTSLSRSADRLREIIGAFREEMILLQNSSERLDQAKKDIEKFKEEKKTAFESMSRAKIESEKYYGELEELKAKQKERDRYITVIENIKANISKYLDEIKEREGQSVELSAKISEITSIEKRVTELQENPYYKKMDFINRYFLEKSGMDSAAKDMEKANKRLSEYSDYAGKLEKLSEYHKKYSDMHDKYTLNSEKIKESRKMHEEYLSASSNIQSMVDRLNKMKNYVDNYLKSSGLSLEDIQNFRPIREKINREISEKTSRISEIKSNVASYSKTLTEVRENMETLKGKSTCPLCGTNLTPDHMESISKEYDEKAGQIIGDIEKLKLEKNSVESDQEKLKDRYKIFGSQEIETAASYINEIKSLETEKKELENTIENASKGHELFNVLSAENENLEKAIKELQQYENEYIRYSSIISGMDPGAIKKEIEAAGESFTTFKNRINELLSQIGFVPEYNEYQNTGKISSEINRLKTEVERSREMKSKLESIKDEIENRKKSIEGLRIEMENKQSAMHQYDGIDEQAGNIESRYKSAYQENIKMKTLVDSYTERIEETEENAKNLEQDAEKYKKTREAISTLGKIREAFDYNGIQSIIRKDASASMTNLTRKYLQSFNLDFDDISIDENFDIKVTQNSMEQTLESLSGGEKTALAIAIRLSVTEYVLEIISIIIMDEPTNFLDEDRRNNLKDIILYSLKGENIVPQMIMITHHSELISVADASYEIIKTAGTSRVISS comes from the coding sequence ATGATTATAGAATCCATAAAAATTATAAATTTTCTATCACACGAGAATACTGAAATAACCTTTGAACAGGGCATTAATATAATCACAGGAAAGAACGGTGCCGGAAAAACCAGCATACTTGACGCAATAAAATTCGCATTATTTGCTGAGTCAAGGAATAATGAAAAAAACAATGAATTGATAAAAAAGGGAAAGAATTATTTCGAAATTACATTGAATTTCAATGTAAATGGTGAACATTACGAAGTATACCGGCACTTCGGCCTTAAGAAGGCAAAAAATGCAGAAAGGCTTGCATCTGTTAAAAAGAACGGTGTAATAGTAGCTGAAACATATGAAGGTGTAAACGTTGAGATAACAAAAATTTTGAATGTTTCAAGGGAAGTATTCAAAAATTCAGTATTTGTAGAGCAGGGGCAGATGGATTCATTAATCTCCGGCACCCCGAAGGAACGGAAAACAATTTTTTCCGATATAATAGGGCTCACATCACTTTCAAGGAGCGCTGACCGGCTCAGGGAAATCATTGGTGCATTCAGGGAAGAAATGATCCTGCTTCAAAACTCCAGTGAGAGGCTTGATCAGGCAAAAAAAGATATTGAAAAGTTTAAGGAAGAGAAAAAAACAGCATTTGAATCCATGTCCCGGGCTAAAATTGAATCCGAAAAATATTACGGGGAACTGGAAGAATTAAAGGCAAAACAGAAAGAAAGAGATCGGTATATAACTGTTATAGAAAATATAAAAGCCAATATTTCAAAATATCTGGATGAGATAAAAGAGAGGGAGGGCCAATCAGTGGAATTATCTGCAAAAATTTCTGAAATCACTTCAATCGAGAAAAGGGTAACAGAACTTCAGGAGAATCCATATTATAAAAAAATGGATTTTATTAACCGGTATTTTCTGGAGAAATCGGGAATGGACAGTGCAGCAAAGGACATGGAAAAAGCTAATAAAAGACTATCAGAATATTCTGATTACGCCGGAAAACTTGAAAAGCTTTCGGAATACCATAAAAAGTATTCGGATATGCACGATAAATATACACTGAACAGTGAAAAAATAAAGGAAAGCAGGAAAATGCACGAGGAATACCTGAGTGCATCCAGCAACATTCAATCAATGGTAGATAGATTGAATAAAATGAAAAATTATGTTGACAATTATTTAAAATCCTCCGGCTTGAGCCTGGAAGATATACAAAATTTCAGGCCAATCAGGGAAAAAATCAACAGGGAAATTTCAGAAAAAACATCCAGAATCTCGGAAATAAAATCAAACGTGGCATCATACAGCAAAACCCTTACTGAGGTCAGGGAGAATATGGAAACACTGAAAGGCAAAAGCACATGCCCCCTGTGTGGCACAAACCTGACTCCGGATCATATGGAATCAATATCTAAAGAATATGACGAAAAAGCAGGACAAATTATTGGTGACATAGAAAAATTGAAACTGGAGAAAAACTCAGTTGAATCTGATCAGGAGAAGCTTAAGGACAGGTATAAAATTTTTGGAAGCCAGGAAATTGAAACTGCAGCATCCTACATTAACGAAATCAAATCTTTAGAAACTGAGAAGAAAGAGCTGGAAAATACCATTGAAAACGCATCTAAAGGGCATGAATTATTCAATGTACTTTCGGCGGAAAACGAGAATCTGGAAAAAGCCATAAAAGAACTGCAGCAATATGAAAATGAATATATCAGATACAGCAGCATAATCTCCGGTATGGACCCCGGGGCAATCAAAAAAGAAATTGAAGCAGCAGGAGAATCATTTACCACATTTAAAAACAGGATAAATGAACTGCTATCTCAAATTGGCTTTGTGCCGGAATATAATGAATATCAGAATACAGGCAAAATCTCTTCTGAAATCAATCGCCTTAAAACTGAAGTAGAACGGTCCAGGGAAATGAAATCAAAACTGGAATCGATTAAGGATGAAATCGAGAATAGGAAGAAATCTATTGAAGGATTGCGTATTGAAATGGAAAATAAACAATCGGCAATGCATCAGTATGATGGCATAGATGAACAGGCCGGTAATATAGAATCCCGGTATAAGTCTGCATACCAGGAAAACATAAAAATGAAGACACTGGTGGACTCATATACAGAACGGATAGAGGAAACAGAGGAAAATGCTAAAAATCTTGAACAGGATGCAGAAAAATATAAAAAGACCAGGGAAGCTATATCAACACTGGGGAAAATAAGGGAAGCCTTTGATTACAATGGCATACAGTCCATAATCAGAAAAGACGCATCCGCTTCCATGACCAACCTCACAAGAAAGTATCTACAATCATTCAACCTGGATTTTGATGACATTTCCATAGATGAAAATTTTGACATTAAAGTCACCCAGAACTCTATGGAACAGACCCTTGAATCACTCAGCGGGGGAGAAAAAACAGCACTGGCAATAGCAATACGATTGTCCGTAACAGAATACGTCCTGGAAATAATAAGCATCATAATTATGGATGAGCCAACAAATTTTCTGGATGAGGACAGGAGGAACAATTTGAAAGATATTATATTATATTCATTGAAAGGCGAAAACATAGTGCCACAGATGATAATGATCACGCACCACAGCGAATTGATATCCGTTGCAGATGCATCCTATGAAATAATAAAAACTGCAGGAACGTCGAGGGTTATCTCATCATAG